A single genomic interval of Pyrus communis chromosome 7, drPyrComm1.1, whole genome shotgun sequence harbors:
- the LOC137740719 gene encoding uncharacterized protein — protein sequence MIFIRRHLDKALKSEYITVEDPLALWNALRNRYNHQTTVILPRARYEWTYLRIHDFKSVAEYNSALFRITSQMKLCGDTITEEHMLEKTLNTFYASNVLLQQQYRAQGYTEYNQLIYVLLVAE from the coding sequence ATGATTTTCATTCGTCGCCATCTTGATAAGGCGCTAAAGAGCGAATACAtaacggttgaagatccgttagctctctggaatgccttgagaaacagatacaatcaccagacaacggtgattcttccaagggccCGCTATGAGTGGACTTATTTGAGGATCCATGACTTCAAGTCAGTGGCAGAGTACAATTCTGCgttgttcagaattacctctcagATGAAGCTTTGTGGGGATACTATTACTGAGGaacatatgctggaaaagactctcaACACATTTTATGCCTCTAACGTGCTcctgcagcagcagtatagagcACAAGGCTACACTGAGTATAACCAGCTGATATATGTGCTCTTAGTAGCTGAATAG